The Papaver somniferum cultivar HN1 chromosome 3, ASM357369v1, whole genome shotgun sequence genome includes a region encoding these proteins:
- the LOC113358430 gene encoding protein NLP6-like isoform X1, with the protein MSEPEEEENQTTFIPKSSTDKSSVDKDSLMDLDLDFDSSSWPFDQTSFCPRPSSPFFLSIFSSTSSQNQNQQPQLPLVNVSSVEQQQPSSPLWVFSDGDDDKFGSALNGFSSLATSGASIRISDYPKLISRIPESMTVRTEDEKVCLPPTRVVPAESQDLSCVIKERITQALRYFKESTEQTVLAQVWAPIKNGDRYVLTTSGQPFVLDPHSNGLLNYRTVSLMYMFSVDEENDGNMGLPGRVFRQKLPEWTPNVQYYSKNEYPRLIHALNYNVRGTLALPVFEPSGQSCVAVIELILTSQKVNYAPEVDKVCKALEVLSVYVQAVNLKSSDILDNPNLQICNEGRQLALAEILEILNVVCEAHKLPLAQTWVPCRHRSVLADGGGVKKSCSSFDGSCVGQVCMSTTDVAFYVVDAHMWGFRDACAEHHLQKGQGVAGRAFASHSSCFSRDITQFSKTEYPLVHYSLMFGLMSCYAICLRSSHTGSDDYILEFFLPPSITDDGEQQDLLSSIMTSMKEHFRSLRVATEHDVEDEKRFIEIVEPVIGEKGVLNSEVFCGISPRGPDSLPNGLSKRKLMAPYDGLSNGENCTGVDGSNASVSVPGNKGTKKPTERRRGKTEKSISLEVLQQYFAGSLKDAAKSLGVCPTTMKRICRQHGISRWPSRKINKVNRSLSKLKRVIESVEGGEGTFNLTSLSTSTPLSVAVGSISWPVSLEGPKEQQSEFQGSKENQSPTQMTLQSTFRGESGNRGVLLSHQEINHEQNGSHSKFRKGPNGSKSRSGSADGSTGNPASHGSSQSSPANEIPPLNDFLVHSNQEQGLNIGNSLNVVFPQNGELNLTAAFSIPDALVATQQQLPQPLGGMLVEDAGSSKDLSNLCSLAVEVESGLDDQVPDSSWMNPPVLDQTTYQEMAPTRTMPHITATQDVRTITIKATYRDDIIRFRLLLTSSLIELKEEVAKRLKLEVGTFEIKYLDDDQEWVVLACDADLQECLEISRSSGKHMIRLLVHDMIANLGSSCESSGE; encoded by the exons atgtctgaaccagaagaagaagaaaaccagacGACTTTCATACCAAAATCATCTACCGACAAATCATCAGTCGATAAAGATTCATTAATGGATCTTGATCTTGATTTTGATTCATCTTCGTGGCCTTTTGATCAAACCTCATTTTGTCCTCGTCCTTcttctcctttttttctttctattttctcttctacttcttcacaaaatcaaaatcaacagcCGCAGCTTCCTCTTGTGAATGTTTCCTCTGTAGAACAACAACAACCTTCTTCTCCCCTATGGGTTTtttctgatggtgatgatgataaaTTTGGTAGTGCTTTAAATGGATTTTCATCTCTTGCGACTTCTGGTGCTAGTATTCGCATCTCTGATTATCCTAAACTTATTTCCC GTATTCCTGAATCTATGACTGTCAGAACTGAGGATGAAAAAGTGTGTCTTCCACCAACTAGAGTGGTGCCAGCAGAGAGTCAAGATTTATCTTGTGTGATCAAAGAGAGGATAACACAAGCACTTCGATACTTCAAGGAATCAACAGAGCAAACTGTTCTGGCTCAAGTTTGGGCACCCATAAAAAATGGGGACCGATACGTACTTACAACTTCTGGTCAACCTTTTGTTCTTGATCCACACAGCAATGGTCTTCTTAATTACAGAACAGTTTCTCTCATGTATATGTTTTCCGTGGATGAAGAGAATGACGGTAACATGGGTCTTCCTGGCCGTGTTTTCCGGCAAAAATTGCCTGAATGGACTCCAAATGTGCAATATTACAGCAAGAACGAGTATCCACGGCTTATTCATGCTTTGAATTATAATGTCCGGGGGACACTAGCTCTGCCAGTTTTTGAACCTTCTGGCCAGTCTTGTGTTGCTGTGATTGAACTCATACTGACATCTCAGAAGGTTAATTATGCTCCTGAGGTTGATAAAGTCTGTAAAGCTCTTGAG GTACTTTCAGTTTACGTGCAGGCAGTAAACCTGAAAAGTTCTGACATTCTGGACAATCCTAATTTGCAG ATATGCAATGAAGGTCGGCAGCTTGCACTTGCTGAAATTTTAGAGATATTAAATGTGGTATGTGAAGCACATAAGTTGCCTTTGGCTCAGACTTGGGTCCCTTGTAGACATCGCAGTGTTCTAGCAGATGGTGGTGGTGTGAAGAAGAGTTGTTCAAGCTTTGATGGAAGCTGTGTAGGGCAAGTCTGCATGTCGACAACTGATGTAGCGTTTTATGTTGTGGATGCTCATATGTGGGGTTTTAGAGATGCTTGTGCCGAGCATCACTTGCAGAAAGGGCAAGGGGTGGCTGGAAGAGCGTTTGCAtcccatagttcatgtttctctcgTGATATTACTCAGTTTAGTAAAACTGAATACCCTTTGGTACATTATTCTCTAATGTTTGGGTTAATGAGCTGTTATGCTATTTGCTTACGCAGTAGTCACACTGGTAGTGATGATTATATTTTAGAGTTCTTTCTTCCACCTAGCATCACAGATGATGGTGAACAACAGGATTTGTTGTCTTCCATCATGACCTCTATGAAGGAACATTTTAGGAGTCTGAGGGTTGCTACTGAACATGATGTGGAAGACGAGAAAAGATTTATTGAAATCGTTGAACCTGTAATAGGAGAGAAAGGTGTTCTGAATTCTGAAGTCTTTTGTGGAATATCTCCCCGAGGCCCTGATAGCTTACCAAATGGTTTGTCCAAGAGGAAGCTCATGGCTCCGTATGATGGTCTAAGTAATGGGGAGAATTGCACTGGTGTTGATGGTAGCAATGCTAGTGTGTCTGTCCCCGGAAACAAAGGAACAAAGAAACCAACAGAGAGAAGGCGCGGAAAAACTGAGAAGTCTATTAGTTTAGAAGTTCTGCAACAATACTTTGCTGGGAGTCTCAAAGATGCTGCGAAGAGCCTTGGAG TTTGCCCAACAACGATGAAACGCATATGTAGGCAGCATGGAATATCGAGGTGGCCATCACGCAAAATTAACAAAGTTAATCGCTCTCTCTCTAAGCTGAAGCGTGTGATTGAATCTGTTGAAGGTGGTGAAGGAACATTTAACCTGACATCTCTTTCAACAAGTACTCCTCTTTCTgttgcagttggttcaatttcttggCCTGTCAGCTTAGAGGGACCTAAAGAACAACAATCAGAATTCCAAGGGTCGAAAGAGAATCAATCACCAACACAAATGACACTGCAAAGTACTTTCCGTGGTGAGTCAGGGAACCGAGGAGTATTGTTATCTCACcaagaaattaatcatgaacaAAATGGATCCCATTCAAAGTTCCGTAAGGGCCCAAATGGGTCGAAATCAAGAAGTGGTTCGGCAGATGGCAGCACAGGAAACCCTGCTTCTCATGGTTCAAGCCAAAGTAGTCCTGCAAATGAAATCCCTCCACTGAACGATTTTCTAGTCCATTCCAACCAAGAGCAAGGTCTAAATATCGGCAATTCCCTGAATGTTGTTTTCCCTCAGAATGGGGAGCTAAATCTAACTGCTGCCTTTTCGATACCGGATGCGCTAGTTGCAACACAACAACAATTACCACAACCATTGGGAGGAATGTTAGTCGAAGATGCAGGAAGCTCAAAAGATTTGAGTAACCTCTGTAGTTTAGCTGTTGAGGTGGAGAGTGGTTTAGATGATCAAGTTCCTGATTCTTCTTGGATGAACCCTCCAGTTCTTGATCAAACCACATATCAAGAAATGGCTCCTACGCGCACGATGCCCCATATAACAGCTACCCAGGACGTGCGAACAATAACTATTAAGGCTACTTATAGAGATGATATTATTAGATTTCGTCTCTTGTTAACGTCTAGTTTGATCGAATTAAAGGAGGAAGTAGCGAAGAGATTGAAATTGGAGGTGGGCACATTTGAGATCAAGTATTTGGATGATGATCAAGAGTGGGTTGTATTAGCTTGTGATGCTGACTTGCAAGAATGTTTAGAAATCTCAAGATCATCAGGAAAGCACATGATAAGATTGCTTGTTCATGACATGATTGCCAACCTAGGAAGTTCATGTGAGAGCTCTGGCGAATGA
- the LOC113358430 gene encoding protein NLP6-like isoform X2, which translates to MSEPEEEENQTTFIPKSSTDKSSVDKDSLMDLDLDFDSSSWPFDQTSFCPRPSSPFFLSIFSSTSSQNQNQQPQLPLVNVSSVEQQQPSSPLWVFSDGDDDKFGSALNGFSSLATSGASIRISDYPKLISRIPESMTVRTEDEKVCLPPTRVVPAESQDLSCVIKERITQALRYFKESTEQTVLAQVWAPIKNGDRYVLTTSGQPFVLDPHSNGLLNYRTVSLMYMFSVDEENDGNMGLPGRVFRQKLPEWTPNVQYYSKNEYPRLIHALNYNVRGTLALPVFEPSGQSCVAVIELILTSQKVNYAPEVDKVCKALEAVNLKSSDILDNPNLQICNEGRQLALAEILEILNVVCEAHKLPLAQTWVPCRHRSVLADGGGVKKSCSSFDGSCVGQVCMSTTDVAFYVVDAHMWGFRDACAEHHLQKGQGVAGRAFASHSSCFSRDITQFSKTEYPLVHYSLMFGLMSCYAICLRSSHTGSDDYILEFFLPPSITDDGEQQDLLSSIMTSMKEHFRSLRVATEHDVEDEKRFIEIVEPVIGEKGVLNSEVFCGISPRGPDSLPNGLSKRKLMAPYDGLSNGENCTGVDGSNASVSVPGNKGTKKPTERRRGKTEKSISLEVLQQYFAGSLKDAAKSLGVCPTTMKRICRQHGISRWPSRKINKVNRSLSKLKRVIESVEGGEGTFNLTSLSTSTPLSVAVGSISWPVSLEGPKEQQSEFQGSKENQSPTQMTLQSTFRGESGNRGVLLSHQEINHEQNGSHSKFRKGPNGSKSRSGSADGSTGNPASHGSSQSSPANEIPPLNDFLVHSNQEQGLNIGNSLNVVFPQNGELNLTAAFSIPDALVATQQQLPQPLGGMLVEDAGSSKDLSNLCSLAVEVESGLDDQVPDSSWMNPPVLDQTTYQEMAPTRTMPHITATQDVRTITIKATYRDDIIRFRLLLTSSLIELKEEVAKRLKLEVGTFEIKYLDDDQEWVVLACDADLQECLEISRSSGKHMIRLLVHDMIANLGSSCESSGE; encoded by the exons atgtctgaaccagaagaagaagaaaaccagacGACTTTCATACCAAAATCATCTACCGACAAATCATCAGTCGATAAAGATTCATTAATGGATCTTGATCTTGATTTTGATTCATCTTCGTGGCCTTTTGATCAAACCTCATTTTGTCCTCGTCCTTcttctcctttttttctttctattttctcttctacttcttcacaaaatcaaaatcaacagcCGCAGCTTCCTCTTGTGAATGTTTCCTCTGTAGAACAACAACAACCTTCTTCTCCCCTATGGGTTTtttctgatggtgatgatgataaaTTTGGTAGTGCTTTAAATGGATTTTCATCTCTTGCGACTTCTGGTGCTAGTATTCGCATCTCTGATTATCCTAAACTTATTTCCC GTATTCCTGAATCTATGACTGTCAGAACTGAGGATGAAAAAGTGTGTCTTCCACCAACTAGAGTGGTGCCAGCAGAGAGTCAAGATTTATCTTGTGTGATCAAAGAGAGGATAACACAAGCACTTCGATACTTCAAGGAATCAACAGAGCAAACTGTTCTGGCTCAAGTTTGGGCACCCATAAAAAATGGGGACCGATACGTACTTACAACTTCTGGTCAACCTTTTGTTCTTGATCCACACAGCAATGGTCTTCTTAATTACAGAACAGTTTCTCTCATGTATATGTTTTCCGTGGATGAAGAGAATGACGGTAACATGGGTCTTCCTGGCCGTGTTTTCCGGCAAAAATTGCCTGAATGGACTCCAAATGTGCAATATTACAGCAAGAACGAGTATCCACGGCTTATTCATGCTTTGAATTATAATGTCCGGGGGACACTAGCTCTGCCAGTTTTTGAACCTTCTGGCCAGTCTTGTGTTGCTGTGATTGAACTCATACTGACATCTCAGAAGGTTAATTATGCTCCTGAGGTTGATAAAGTCTGTAAAGCTCTTGAG GCAGTAAACCTGAAAAGTTCTGACATTCTGGACAATCCTAATTTGCAG ATATGCAATGAAGGTCGGCAGCTTGCACTTGCTGAAATTTTAGAGATATTAAATGTGGTATGTGAAGCACATAAGTTGCCTTTGGCTCAGACTTGGGTCCCTTGTAGACATCGCAGTGTTCTAGCAGATGGTGGTGGTGTGAAGAAGAGTTGTTCAAGCTTTGATGGAAGCTGTGTAGGGCAAGTCTGCATGTCGACAACTGATGTAGCGTTTTATGTTGTGGATGCTCATATGTGGGGTTTTAGAGATGCTTGTGCCGAGCATCACTTGCAGAAAGGGCAAGGGGTGGCTGGAAGAGCGTTTGCAtcccatagttcatgtttctctcgTGATATTACTCAGTTTAGTAAAACTGAATACCCTTTGGTACATTATTCTCTAATGTTTGGGTTAATGAGCTGTTATGCTATTTGCTTACGCAGTAGTCACACTGGTAGTGATGATTATATTTTAGAGTTCTTTCTTCCACCTAGCATCACAGATGATGGTGAACAACAGGATTTGTTGTCTTCCATCATGACCTCTATGAAGGAACATTTTAGGAGTCTGAGGGTTGCTACTGAACATGATGTGGAAGACGAGAAAAGATTTATTGAAATCGTTGAACCTGTAATAGGAGAGAAAGGTGTTCTGAATTCTGAAGTCTTTTGTGGAATATCTCCCCGAGGCCCTGATAGCTTACCAAATGGTTTGTCCAAGAGGAAGCTCATGGCTCCGTATGATGGTCTAAGTAATGGGGAGAATTGCACTGGTGTTGATGGTAGCAATGCTAGTGTGTCTGTCCCCGGAAACAAAGGAACAAAGAAACCAACAGAGAGAAGGCGCGGAAAAACTGAGAAGTCTATTAGTTTAGAAGTTCTGCAACAATACTTTGCTGGGAGTCTCAAAGATGCTGCGAAGAGCCTTGGAG TTTGCCCAACAACGATGAAACGCATATGTAGGCAGCATGGAATATCGAGGTGGCCATCACGCAAAATTAACAAAGTTAATCGCTCTCTCTCTAAGCTGAAGCGTGTGATTGAATCTGTTGAAGGTGGTGAAGGAACATTTAACCTGACATCTCTTTCAACAAGTACTCCTCTTTCTgttgcagttggttcaatttcttggCCTGTCAGCTTAGAGGGACCTAAAGAACAACAATCAGAATTCCAAGGGTCGAAAGAGAATCAATCACCAACACAAATGACACTGCAAAGTACTTTCCGTGGTGAGTCAGGGAACCGAGGAGTATTGTTATCTCACcaagaaattaatcatgaacaAAATGGATCCCATTCAAAGTTCCGTAAGGGCCCAAATGGGTCGAAATCAAGAAGTGGTTCGGCAGATGGCAGCACAGGAAACCCTGCTTCTCATGGTTCAAGCCAAAGTAGTCCTGCAAATGAAATCCCTCCACTGAACGATTTTCTAGTCCATTCCAACCAAGAGCAAGGTCTAAATATCGGCAATTCCCTGAATGTTGTTTTCCCTCAGAATGGGGAGCTAAATCTAACTGCTGCCTTTTCGATACCGGATGCGCTAGTTGCAACACAACAACAATTACCACAACCATTGGGAGGAATGTTAGTCGAAGATGCAGGAAGCTCAAAAGATTTGAGTAACCTCTGTAGTTTAGCTGTTGAGGTGGAGAGTGGTTTAGATGATCAAGTTCCTGATTCTTCTTGGATGAACCCTCCAGTTCTTGATCAAACCACATATCAAGAAATGGCTCCTACGCGCACGATGCCCCATATAACAGCTACCCAGGACGTGCGAACAATAACTATTAAGGCTACTTATAGAGATGATATTATTAGATTTCGTCTCTTGTTAACGTCTAGTTTGATCGAATTAAAGGAGGAAGTAGCGAAGAGATTGAAATTGGAGGTGGGCACATTTGAGATCAAGTATTTGGATGATGATCAAGAGTGGGTTGTATTAGCTTGTGATGCTGACTTGCAAGAATGTTTAGAAATCTCAAGATCATCAGGAAAGCACATGATAAGATTGCTTGTTCATGACATGATTGCCAACCTAGGAAGTTCATGTGAGAGCTCTGGCGAATGA